The following proteins come from a genomic window of Macaca fascicularis isolate 582-1 chromosome 8, T2T-MFA8v1.1:
- the VPS37A gene encoding vacuolar protein sorting-associated protein 37A isoform X2, protein MDKQGVYVTSPLVNNFTMHSDLGKIIQSLLDEFWKNPPVLAPTSTAFPYLYSNPSGMPPYASQGFPFLPPYPPQEANRNITSLSVADTVSSSTTSYTTAKPAAPSFGVLSNLPLPIPTMDASIPTSQNGFGYKMPDVPDAFPELSELSVTQLTDMNEQEEVLLEQFLTLPQLKQIITDKDDLVKSIEELARKNLLLEPSLEAKRQTVLDKYELLTQMKSTFEKKMQRQHELSESCSASALQARLKVAAHEAEEESDNIAEDFLEGKMEIDDFLSSFMEKRTICHCRRAKEEKLQQAIAMHSQFHAPL, encoded by the exons ATGGATAAACAAGGAGTGTATGTTACCTCTCCATTAGTAAACAAT TTTACCATGCACTCAGATCTTGGAAAAATTATTCAAAGTCTGTTGGATGAGTTTTGGAAGAACCCTCCAGTTTTAGCTCCTACTTCAACAGCATTTCCTTA tcTATACAGTAACCCAAGTGGGATGCCTCCTTATGCTTCTCAgggttttccatttcttcctccatATCCTCCACAAGAAGCAAACAGGAATATCACTTCTTTATCTGTTGCTGACACTGTTTCTTCTTCAACAACAAGTTATACCACAGCCAAGCCTGCCGCTCCTTCATTTGGTGTCCTTTCAAATCTGCCATTACCCATTCCCACAATGGATGCTTCAATACCG aCAAGCCAAAATGGTTTTGGTTACAAGATGCCAGATGTCCCTGATGCATTTCCAGAACTTTCAGAACTAAG tGTGACACAACTCACAGATATGAATGAACAAGAGGAGGTATTACTAGAACAGTTTCTGACTTTGCCTCAACTAAAACAAATTATTACTGACAAAGATGACTTAGTAAAAAGTATTGAGGAACTAGCAA GAAAAAATCTCCTTTTGGAGCCCAGCTTGGAAGCCAAAAGGCAAACTGTTTTAGATAAG taTGAATTGCTTACACAAATGAAGTCTACTTTCGAAAAGAAGATGCAAAGGCAGCATGAACTTAGTGAG agctgTAGTGCAAGTGCCCTACAGGCAAGATTGAAAGTAGCTGCACATGAAGCTGAGGAAGAATCTGATAATATTGCAGAAGACTTCTTGGAGGGAAAGATGGAAATAGATGATTTTCTCAGTAGCTTCATGGAAAAGAGAACA
- the VPS37A gene encoding vacuolar protein sorting-associated protein 37A isoform X1 — protein MSWLFPLSKSASSSAAGSPGGLTSLQQQKQRLIESLRNSHSSIAEIQKDVEYRLPFTINNLTININILLPPQFPQEKPVISVYPPIRHHLMDKQGVYVTSPLVNNFTMHSDLGKIIQSLLDEFWKNPPVLAPTSTAFPYLYSNPSGMPPYASQGFPFLPPYPPQEANRNITSLSVADTVSSSTTSYTTAKPAAPSFGVLSNLPLPIPTMDASIPTSQNGFGYKMPDVPDAFPELSELSVTQLTDMNEQEEVLLEQFLTLPQLKQIITDKDDLVKSIEELARKNLLLEPSLEAKRQTVLDKYELLTQMKSTFEKKMQRQHELSESCSASALQARLKVAAHEAEEESDNIAEDFLEGKMEIDDFLSSFMEKRTICHCRRAKEEKLQQAIAMHSQFHAPL, from the exons ATGAGCTGGCTCTTTCCCCTGAGCAAGAGCGCCTCCTCGTCCGCAGCTGGGTCCCCCGGTGGCCTTACCAGCCTCCAGCAGCAGAAACAGCGCCTGATCGAGTCCCTCCGGAACTCACACTCCAG TATAGCCGAAATACAGAAAGATGTGGAATACAGATTGCCATTCACCATAAACAACCTGACAATTAACATTAATAT ATTGCTTCCTCCACAATTTCCTCAGGAAAAACCAGTGATCAGTGTTTATCCACCGATACGACATCACTTAATGGATAAACAAGGAGTGTATGTTACCTCTCCATTAGTAAACAAT TTTACCATGCACTCAGATCTTGGAAAAATTATTCAAAGTCTGTTGGATGAGTTTTGGAAGAACCCTCCAGTTTTAGCTCCTACTTCAACAGCATTTCCTTA tcTATACAGTAACCCAAGTGGGATGCCTCCTTATGCTTCTCAgggttttccatttcttcctccatATCCTCCACAAGAAGCAAACAGGAATATCACTTCTTTATCTGTTGCTGACACTGTTTCTTCTTCAACAACAAGTTATACCACAGCCAAGCCTGCCGCTCCTTCATTTGGTGTCCTTTCAAATCTGCCATTACCCATTCCCACAATGGATGCTTCAATACCG aCAAGCCAAAATGGTTTTGGTTACAAGATGCCAGATGTCCCTGATGCATTTCCAGAACTTTCAGAACTAAG tGTGACACAACTCACAGATATGAATGAACAAGAGGAGGTATTACTAGAACAGTTTCTGACTTTGCCTCAACTAAAACAAATTATTACTGACAAAGATGACTTAGTAAAAAGTATTGAGGAACTAGCAA GAAAAAATCTCCTTTTGGAGCCCAGCTTGGAAGCCAAAAGGCAAACTGTTTTAGATAAG taTGAATTGCTTACACAAATGAAGTCTACTTTCGAAAAGAAGATGCAAAGGCAGCATGAACTTAGTGAG agctgTAGTGCAAGTGCCCTACAGGCAAGATTGAAAGTAGCTGCACATGAAGCTGAGGAAGAATCTGATAATATTGCAGAAGACTTCTTGGAGGGAAAGATGGAAATAGATGATTTTCTCAGTAGCTTCATGGAAAAGAGAACA